The genomic segment ACCATCGTTATCTGAGTCTAAATCTAAATGATCTGCAATACCATCGCCATCTGTATCTCTTATAACATTTCCATTTTGTTCTACTGTATCTAAAATACCATCATTATCATCATCTAAGTCATCTCCATCTACTATACCATCATTATCTGAGTCGACACCTGGTATATCTCTGTAATCTACATCTCCACCAGTTGTAACATCTGCATCAGAATCCGTAAAATTGTCTGTTTGTGTATTATCAAATGAACCATTAGGATCTGAATAATCGTCTGCAGATTCTAAGGTATTTAATAACCCATTAGTACCTACAGCTCCTGTAACTTTACCTCCTAAGTTTGCTGGTGGTGTTGCAGAAGATTCTATAATATCAAAAGTAGTGTCATTATCGGAATCTAAATCTAAATAATCTGGATTGTCTGTATTGTCTGTGTTTTTTGGAGTAATTCCAAGAGAACCCACTCCTGTAGAACCTCCTGTAGGAGTAGTGTCATAGGCATTGTCTAAACCATCTTTGTCTGAGTCTAAACCAGTTGGTGCTATATAGTTATTTGTAGATTGCGCTTCTATATTGTCTGGAATACCATCATTATCGGAATCTAAATCTAAATAATCTGGTATTGTATCTCCATCTGTATCTCTAGAATTTACACAATTTATTTCTACTGTATATTCTAAAGCAAAATTACCTGCACAAAAATTACCAACACCAATATCAGTTGTTGCTTGTATGGTAATACTCGGAACACCACCTATATCAAATACAGTTAATGTTCTATTAACAAAAGGAGATACAGCATCTAAATTAGTACTACATTGACCATTAGGTACTTGTAGGTTAGTATTTGTAACAGCATCTGGTCTACCTGCATTAAAACTTAAGCTAAAATTTTCATTAGGGTCGCCACCATCTATATCTCCTCTTGCACGAACATTACTAACGGTAACTAAATCTCCAGCAGAAAGCCCTAAAGAAGATACGTCTATATTTTGTACAGCACCAGTAGAACCTCCAGCATTATTTATTCTACTAGGTTGCGTTGTTAGAGCAACACCTGGACAAGCTCCTTCTGTAATATCTAAAATACCATCATTGTCGTTATCTATATCTACATTATCTGGTACACCATCGTTGTCTCCGTCTACAAAATCTTTACAAAATGTTAATCCTGAAATACCAGAACCATGAAAAGCACCTAAAGTACAACTATTGCAATCTTGCCAAAGTATTGTAATAGATTTTATTTTATCTATGTCAGAAAAATTAATACCTATATTATCGTTATCACCAATAGTAGAAACATTGTTAGAATCTATAATACCAGTACTTTCATCGGATGTATATGTGGCATTGACTGAATTTGTAAAAGTTGGAAAAATGGTATTATTAAAATTATCTGTAGCTTTAATTGTATATTTATCTCCATTAGGATTAGAACTATTTACGTGTAATAAATCGAAACCAACAGCATATACAGGAGTACTAAAAGTTATTGTAATGGTAATACCTGCACCAGTAGTAAAACCATTTGTATAAAACTGTAATGTTTCAGTTGGTTCTGCATCTGCACCAACAGCAGGAGAATTTGTAGTAGAGGTACTATTTCGCCATTTTTCTAAATCTCCTGTTTCTCCAGAAAATGTATAGGTAATATTAACACCACTACCATCTACATTATTTAGTGTTTTGATTAAATCTCCATCTGTCCAATCGAAATCATTATTTCCGGAAGGCGTTTTGCTCCAAATAAAATTAGAAGCATTATCATTACAACTACTATGTAAGTATTGTGCGTAAGAATTTATTGAAAAAAAAGCGATTATTATAAAGCTTATTTTTTTTAAATTAATTATTCGTTTATGTAATTTTTTTTTCATACAATTAGCCATAATTTTATTTATTTAACAAAAATAGTAATTCTCTTTGATATATTAGACCCTATAATTAGTTTTAAGTCACATAATTACTTACGTAATAAACTTGTAAGTGGTTTTTACTTACACAAAAATGTTTGTATAAAGTTTACTATATTCTCTTTATTTTTGTAATATATTATAAATTAAGAAAATTGAATTTAAACTACCCAATTACATATATTAAAGGAATAAGTGTACAAAGAGCTGCTTTGATTTATACAGAATTGGGCATAAAAACTTGTAATGATTTATTAAATTTTTTTCCTTTTAGATATATTGATAAAACCCAGTTTTATGCTATTAAAGATTTGCAACCCAATTCCTCGGAAGTTCAAATTGTGGGGAAAATTACACGTATAAAATCTGTCGCTCAAAAGAGAGGAAGCAGATTGGTAGCAACTTTCCAAGATGTTTCTGGAACGATGGAATTGGTTTGGTTTAAAGGGCAAAAATGGATTAAGGATTCACTTAAAATTAACGAACCTTATGTGGTTTATGGAAAATTGAACCATTATAATGGTAATTTTAGCATTCCACATCCAGAAATAGAACTGGTAACAGAGTACAAGAAAAAGTTGCAAACCAAAATGCAACCAGTGTATTCTTCCACAGAAAAATTAACAAATTCTGGCATTTCTAATAAGATGTTGCGTAATTATATTCAGAATTTATTACAACAGTTTTACGATGGAATTCAAGAAAGTTTATCGCAAGAAGTTTTAGACGATTTTAAATTGATGAAAAAAAAGGATGCACTGTTAAACGTACATTTCCCTAAAAGTCAAGAAAATTTAGCCAAAGCACAAAATAGACTAAAATTCGAAGAACTTTTTTTTATCCAATTACAATTATTGCGTAAGAAACTCATCAACAAAACAAAAAATAAAGGATTTATATTTGAAACCGTTGGTAAAGTATTTAACCAGTTTTATAACGAAAAGTTACCTTTCGAGTTAACAAATGCTCAAAAAAGAGTATTGAAAGAAATTCGAAAAGATGTAGCTACAGGAACACATATGAATCGTCTTTTACAAGGAGATGTTGGTTCTGGAAAAACAATTGTTGCTTTGTTAACCATGCTTTTAGCGATTGATAATGGTTTTCAAGCAACAATTATGGCACCAACAGAAATTTTGGCAAATCAGCATTACACAGCAGTTTCCGAACTTTTAGAAGGAATGGATATTAAGGTCGATATTCTTACAGGTTCTGTAAAAACCAAAAAACGAAGAGAAATTCATGCTGGTTTAGAAGATGGAATGCTTCATATTTTAGTAGGAACACATGCTTTGTTGGAAGATAAAGTACAATTCAAAAATTTAGGAATTGCTATTATTGATGAGCAACATAGATTTGGGGTAAAACAGCGCTCACAATTATGGAAAAAAGGAGGAAAGGTTGAAGGTTTTTCTCTTCCTCCCCACATTTTAGTAATGACAGCAACACCCATTCCAAGAACTTTGGCAATGTCTGTTTATGGAGATTTAGATATTTCTGTAATAGATGAATTACCTCCAGGAAGAAAAGAAGTAAAAACGATACATCGTTTTGATAGCAACAGATTATCTGTATTTAAATTTATGAAAGATGAAATTGCGAAAGGGCGACAAGTTTATTTGGTGTATCCATTAATTGAAGAATCTGAAGCCATGGATTATAAAGATCTAATGGATGGGTATGAAAGTGTTTCGAGAGAGTTTCCTTCGCCAAAATATCAAATTAGTATTGTGCATGGAAAAATGAAACCAGCAGATAAGGATTTTGAAATGCAGCGTTTTGTAAAAGGTGAAACTCAAATCATGGTTGCAACAACTGTAATTGAAGTTGGTGTAAATGTGCCCAATGCAAGTGTTATGATTATAGAAAGTGCAGAACGTTTTGGACTTTCTCAATTACACCAGTTAAGAGGAAGAGTTGGGCGAGGAGCAGACCAAAGTTATTGTATATTATTATCGAGTTACAAATTATCTGAAGAAGGCAAAACACGATTAAAAACAATGGTAGAAACTACAGATGGTTTTAAAATAGCAGAAGTAGATTTAAAACTACGTGGCCCTGGAAATTTAATGGGAACACAACAAAGTGGTGTTTTAAATATGAAGATTGCAGATGTTGTAAAAGATTCTAAAATTTTAGTAGCTGCAAGAAATACAGCAATTTCAATTTTACAAGAAGATAGTAACTTGTCTCTTGAAAAAAACATACCTATAAAACAAGCATATACAAAAATGACCAAATCGTCTAAGATTTGGTCGAATATAAGTTAATTGGTAGCACTATTAATTTTGCCAAGGTTTGTGGTTTTTTGCTTTAGGACCTATTAATTTTCTAATTTTTGTTTTTTTTGCTAAAACAATTTTAGTCTCAGATTTCTTTCGATTCCAAATTTTTAGATTTTTTGCTTCAGAGCCTTTTAAATCTATATGTTTTAGTGTATTTAATTTTATAACAGTAGATACTTTTTTATGTTTCCAGTATTTATAGTTTTTTGCTTTTGAGCCTAAAACTATTTTTTTACTCTGTGCAACTGTATTGAAACCGATTAAAATTGCTGTAAAAAATAATATCTTTTTCATAAGTAATATTAAAAAAATGACTGAAATAATAGTACTACAAAAATAAAAATATTTTTTATAAATATTAATAATTTACAAGTGTAACAATTTATACAACAATTAAAAATTTAAATATTAAAATTAAAACTGTTAAATAATTGTTGTTTCTGTAAATAGAGTACATAAAAAAAACCAAGCAAAAGTCTCGGTTTTAGATGTTTTAAAGAGAAAATAAAACTTACTTCGTTTCTTCCTTTACTTCT from the Polaribacter cellanae genome contains:
- the recG gene encoding ATP-dependent DNA helicase RecG: MNLNYPITYIKGISVQRAALIYTELGIKTCNDLLNFFPFRYIDKTQFYAIKDLQPNSSEVQIVGKITRIKSVAQKRGSRLVATFQDVSGTMELVWFKGQKWIKDSLKINEPYVVYGKLNHYNGNFSIPHPEIELVTEYKKKLQTKMQPVYSSTEKLTNSGISNKMLRNYIQNLLQQFYDGIQESLSQEVLDDFKLMKKKDALLNVHFPKSQENLAKAQNRLKFEELFFIQLQLLRKKLINKTKNKGFIFETVGKVFNQFYNEKLPFELTNAQKRVLKEIRKDVATGTHMNRLLQGDVGSGKTIVALLTMLLAIDNGFQATIMAPTEILANQHYTAVSELLEGMDIKVDILTGSVKTKKRREIHAGLEDGMLHILVGTHALLEDKVQFKNLGIAIIDEQHRFGVKQRSQLWKKGGKVEGFSLPPHILVMTATPIPRTLAMSVYGDLDISVIDELPPGRKEVKTIHRFDSNRLSVFKFMKDEIAKGRQVYLVYPLIEESEAMDYKDLMDGYESVSREFPSPKYQISIVHGKMKPADKDFEMQRFVKGETQIMVATTVIEVGVNVPNASVMIIESAERFGLSQLHQLRGRVGRGADQSYCILLSSYKLSEEGKTRLKTMVETTDGFKIAEVDLKLRGPGNLMGTQQSGVLNMKIADVVKDSKILVAARNTAISILQEDSNLSLEKNIPIKQAYTKMTKSSKIWSNIS